The Bdellovibrio sp. ZAP7 DNA segment ACGGCATGACTACAGAGCTTCTAAGATCCTGCTCCGGCGTTTTAGAAAGCATCCGAGGGGCACCGCCCCAGGACTATCGCCATCTCTCTGTGAGATCGGCAGTAAGTATCTGTCTTGACCGCGTAATGGGTCCATGGTAGACCCTTGTTTTACTTTTTGAAAATTCGATTGGCATAAGGGACTAAGCAATGGCTAAAGCTGCAAAAAAGACTGTTAAAACTAAGACTGTAAAAGCTAAATCTGATGTTAAAGAAACGAACCTAGTTCGTCGCGTAAGCATCAAGGCTGCTAACAAAAGCATCCAAGCTTTCGACTCTGGCGACACTGTTAACGTATACGTAAAAGTAAAAGAAGGCGAAAAAGAACGCGTTCAGCTTTACAAAGGTATCGTAACTAAAATTCAAGGTGCAGGCGCTGCGAAATCTTTCACAGTTCGTAAAATCTCTGCAGGCGTTGGCGTTGAAAGAACTTTCCCGTTCAACTCTCCAGCTTTGGATAAAGTTGAATTGGTTAACGTAGGTAAAGTACGTCGTTCTAAACTTTACTTCCTTCGCAAACTTTCTGGTAAAGCTGCGAAAATCGAATCTGAATTGGTAACTCAATCTGCAACTGCAGCTGAGTAGTTTTCCAATTTAAATTTCTATAAATGAAATTTCAAAAGACCTGATTCTAACGAGTCAGGTCTTTTTTTGTCCATTGTGCATCTCGTTTTCAAGTGACCACCTAATTCGCCTCTGTCTAAAATCACCGTGCTTTAACTTTTAAGCATCAAGCAACGGGATACGACAGCCATGGCAAAAACTAAATCAGCAAAATCTAAAAAGACGTTGAAAGCTGCCAAGGCAAAACGTCCAGTGATCAAGTATGCGGCGGCAGGGAAATCTGCGAAGTCTGTGACTGTAGTTAAGGCAAAAAAAGCGACGAAGCCTAAAAAGAATCTGGATCTTCCCAAAGTGGAATGGAGAGATTTTTCTCCCACCCCGGTGATCGGTGTCGATGAAGTAGGTCGCGGTTGTCTGGCGGGTCCTGTGTATGCGGCTGCGGTGATTTTTGAGTCGGAAGATCTGCAAGATCTGGTGACGGACTCAAAACTTTTGTCCGAAGAGCGTCGTGAAGAGTTAGCGATACTTATTAAAGCAAAACATAAAGTCGGTATCGGCTCTGCAAGTGTCGAAGAGATCGATGAACTGAATATCCTGCAGGCATCTTTGCTTGCGATGAAGCGCGCGATTGAAGCACTTGGTGTGACTTCTGGACATGTATTGGTGGATGGAAATCAAAAGATTCCGAATCTAAATGGATTTCATCAAACGACCGTGATCAAAGGTGATTTGCGTGTGGCTCCAATTTCTGCGGCATCGATTGTTGCGAAGGTAACTCGTGACAACTTGATGAAAGATTTGGGAGTGAAATTTCCAGTTTATGGCTTCGAAGGACACAAAGGTTACTCAACGCCAGTGCACAAGCAATCCATCGTCGAGCATGGACCGTGTGACCATCACCGCAAGTCCTTTGCCGGTGTTAAAGAATACGTCCGTTAAAAAAGCTTACTGGGCTCACGAGCGCGGAGTTCAGTCGGAAGAGTTCGTTTCTAAATATTATAGCCATCGAAACTATCAGTTACTTAAGCGTCGTGTGAAAACTCCGTACGCCGAAATCGATTTGCTGTTTCGAACTCCTGATGGCAGAAATCTTTTAATGGTCGAAGTGAAAACGGCCAATCAAACAACATTCTACAACGCAAGAATCTCACCTCGACAAAAATTTCGTTTAAAAGGGGCTGCCGTATTTCTAGCTGCGCGATTCAATTGCCTGGTCGAAGTCCATTGGGCCTTTGTCACCAAGTTTGGAGAAATCACAATCATAGACGATGTAACATAAATTTATTAGAAGCCGAATTGGTCCAATGCTTCTGGTGGCATTGGTGGTTTTGGTGTTCCGTCGAAGTTGAACTCGGCACTGAGACGCAAGTTGGTGTCACCGCCAGTCACTTGGTCTTGAATCAAAGTGATCATCCAGCAATCGCCGGGGGGTTTAAACTGAGCGATGTAGGCCCAGGACTTTGGATTATCGGTGCTTCCGCGCGCATTTGCATCGTAAACCAAACGACCCATTAAATTTACATAACGAGAAATAAATCCTGCGGAGAAAGCCCAGTCTTCTGTACGTGTTGTTGGGTCAACAGGTTTACCCGGAGAAATTTTGTACTGCTTCGTTAAAGCGACTTGAGCAAATTGACCCATATCATTCAAGACGCGCACACGTGAAGATGCATTGGTGACGCCGTGATAAGGATAGTAATTGAAAATAGAATATGTCTGGAAACGCGCCAAGCGCACATCTAGCGTCGCACTTAAGTCAGACCAGGGTTCACCCTGCGCTTTATTGTTTTGAGTGCCGTCATAGGATTGCGCAAGTTTCAAGTAACCGATCTGTTGATATTCAGGGCGGTCACTCAACCAGGTTTTTCGAATAATTTTATTCGTTAAAGCAAATGTCACCAGATTTCGATCGTACACGCGGTCCGTATAGTCAAACTGCAAGCCGTAATCAGATGCCAAGTCCAAGTCGGAAATGGAATCTGTGGAGGTATAGGGAGCATCATTTACTTTGCCTTGGCCGTAAAAAGGATGCGTCCCTTGATCAATCCAAGGTATGTTGGTGTAGGAAATTTCGGGTATAATTTCGTGCTTAAAGCGAGTGGCTTTGGAATCCACTTGATCGCCGTAAATACGACTGAAATCCATGCGACCGGTAAGTTCAGTACGGGCGTATCTGCGCACGTAGTTTTTTTGATCGCTGACTTCGAAATTATAATGAGTCTCGCGGTAGCTTACTCGTGGAAGGACGTCGATACCGTCAGACACTTTGATCGGATAAGAAAGTGTCGGTAAGAAATCCAAACGTTGACCGGTACGAATAAGATCCGTCGATGGGTCATAATTGCCGTCGTACTTTTTTTGACAACCAGGAGTGTCAGACCATTGTGGAGTTCCGCAGGTGCTGTCGACATAGCGGATTTTGTTTCCATTTGCGTCGACGCCATAAACCATGTCGTCATAGGCCTGCCCACTGCGTGCGAAATTCACATAGTCCAAATTAATTGTGTAAACGAAATTTGTCTCGCCAATGTTTTTTTCAACTTGCGACCAGCGGATTTCCGGCAACCGGTGAACCGCGTCTTCATTTCCTGCTAATGGATCCGCTTGTAAAATATTGTAATAGTATGACGTATCGACACTGGTGTGAGTGTCTTTGGTATTTTTTGTCACTGACACGCGACTTTCCATCGCTGAGTCACCGTGATTCATTGTCTCCAAAGGGAAATCTTTGGGATACTGAAGGTCACTGGCCAGATTTACGCTGGCACGATGAACGTAATCGTTGGGCATTGTTTGGTAGTGATCGTATTTAACGTACCAACGCTCAAGCGGCGTATTTTTATCGGCTGGGGAGCGGTAGTCATTGAGGCGCGAATCGTGACCGAAGGCGCTATCGTAAAGTGTTGCCGTATTTAAAATACCGCCACTGTCTTCATTTAAGGCATAGCGGTATTCAAGCATTCCTTTTAGACCACGCTTTTCGTAATTCTTAAGTGTGATCGTGGCATCGGTATTACGAGAAATTGCCCAGAAGTACGGTTGGTAGAATGTAAAACCCCCGTTGTCAGATAACTCGAAACCAGGTGTTAAAAGACCTGTTTGTCGGTCACTCTTGAGTGGAACAACCAGATACGGAAACCAAAATACGGGAATGTCAGAAACTCTTAAGATCGCATTCTTGATATAAGCGTAACCACCCATTTCAGCGCGAACGGTGGAACCTGAAAAACTCCAGGATGCCGGACAGTTCGTGCAAGTCGTATAGTCGGCGTTGCTAACGATAAATTCCTGATCGCCGGTTTTTTCTAAAACACTTCCGGAAAACGCAACAGGTCCTGATGAGACATAACCATTATAGATAATACCCGTGTTGTTTTCGTAATCGAGATTGATATGTGAACCAGCGATCGTATTTTTCATGTCGCTGATTTCGACATTGCCCACTAATTCTGCGCGATGAGTGCGAAGGTGAACGACGGCTTTGTCGGAGCGGATGTGTTGACCTTGATAAACGATCTGTACGTTGCCCTCAAGTTCAACCGTTTCATTCTCGTTATCGCGGAACATGCTGTCAGCATTCAGCATTATCCCCTGAATTTTTGCAGCTGGTGCTGTCGGCGTTGCCGCAGGAGTCGGCGTTGGTGTAGGAACCGGATCCACAGCAAAAGCCATAGATGACGTCACCAAAGACAGGAATAGAGATGAAAACAAGATGAACAAACGTAGATGCACCAAACTATGGTAGGGAGTCTTTAGCCCTTTGTCGAGCTTGAAATTTGGACTCAAAACGGCATGAAAATACGCCGTTAAGTTAGAACCTGATCGGTGAAGAAGAAGGGATTATTTCATGGATTTGAAACTCGTTTTAGACGGGGATATTACTATTATTTCTTTAAGCGGCCGCATTGAGATCGAAAAAGCTCAGTCATTCAAAAAAGCCTGCTTAACCGCTTTCGCCGACAAAAAAGTCGTCTTTTGTATGAAGAATTTAAATTTCGTGGGATCATCAGGCATTCAGTCATTTTTCGGTCTGTTAAATGAGATGAATGAAACTAAGCAATTGAATGTGAAAATCGCGGGATTGAATCCAGATTTCCAGCGCCTTTTTGCGTTTTCTCAGTGCCTGGCGCTGGAAGTTCATGAAAGTATTGAAGGCGCTCTACAAAGTTTCTAGGTCCGTCGCCGCAGCGACGGCGGAAGTTATTCCTGTTTACGCATATCGTTCAATTTCTGACTCAACTCAAGGTTCAAGCGCTCCAAAGCAGCGGCTGCAGCCTTGAGTTTTTCATTTTCTTCGTTCTTGGCATTCCACATGTAGCGAAGACTTTCGAGTTGCTCGAAATACTGGCGATTTTCCTTCTCCAGTTTTTGAATCGACTCTTGGTCTTGTACCACGCGGATTTGCAAGTCGGCATGCTCAACACCCAGCTTTTGATTCTGACGCGTAAGCTCGCTCATGCGCTCTTGTTGGCGCGCGATTTCTTGCTCCAGGCGATGACGAATTTCTTCTTTGCTACGGCGAACAACAATCAACTCATTCTCAAGGGTGTCTTGGCGTTCAAGTGCTGAATGCAGTTTTGCTGTCTTCACCTCAAGATCTTCTTGAGCTTGATGTAGTACTTGAAGTTCCTTATTCATACTCGCGATCTGGTCTTCATAATGTTGAACCATTTCTTGAGCTTTTTTATCCGAAGTCTCGACTTGGTAGCGAGCATTCTTAGTAACTTCAATGACTTGATGGCGAAGGTCACGAAGCAAGGCTTCGTTATGATTGAGGCTCGCTTCAAGTTCTGAAACACGAGCATCTTGAGCAGCTGAATATTCTTTCAGCTGCTGGATGTAGGGTTTCACCTGAGTTTTGATGCGATCATGATATTTCTCATGGCGGACGATATCCGCTGTCATCACTCGGACTTTTTGCTCAAGGGCACGCATTTTTTCTGCCTGAATTTCTTTTTCGCGCTCGATTTGATCAACCTTGTGTTTCCACATGTTGTCTTTTTCGCGCCAAACAAGAATCTGATCCGTTACGGACGACTGTGACAGACGAGCTTTTGCGCTTTCCTCGCTTAGACGTTGATTCTCATTTTCCAATAAAGAGAGTCTGCGTATCGCAACTTTAAGTCGCGCCATCAAATCTTCATTCTGGGAAATAAGGTTTTCCACAGTTGATGATTTCAAAATCTCTTTTGGTAAATGACTGACGTCAGCTCTTTTGGGAAGCTCGTCGGGAAGTGGAATAGGAGCGACCCTGGGCTGGTGTTGCTCAAATTCGAAGTCTAAATGTGCTAATTTCGCGCTCTGGAATTGTTCGGTGTCCATAGCCCTCCTCCATGAAGTCTAGGTCGCCCTAAATCCAGTTTCTCAGCCTGAGACAAATCCGTCAAACCAAAGGCTTAAGACTAGACTAAGATCTCGTGAAATAGGCTTTATGGTTTGATATTAAAGTCCGAAAAGTAATCCATGGCAGTTCCAGCATTAAAAGACAATGCCGCTATGGCATCAGAAATTAAGAAGATCGATGACGCTGGCCTATTTGATATGGGTAAGGTGGATAGTTCTGAGTTGGGAAGTCCTGAGTCTTTCCGCTATAAAATTCTGACATTGGTGTTGGGCGAAAGATACGATCGCGCGATCGAAGAGTTAAAAGACTTTTTGGATGAGCCGTCGGAGTATCCAGACTTTAAAGGTAAGATCACAAGATTTATCCACCACGGGATTGATTTGATTTATGCGATCAAGGCGAAGCGTGGTTTCCCGGGGATTAATTCTTTGACTCGCGCCAAGCAACAAGAGCTTCGCGAGAAATTTAAAGAACACTTTAAAGAGCTTCAGTATATCCTTAAAACTATTGAAAAAATTCAGACGGATCTGCGTATTGCGGATGCTCGTTCTACGATTTATGTGGTGCGCGCGTTGTGTGCGGCTGCGTTGGGTATCATTATCTTGGCATTTTGGATGGATATTGTTCACGGTCTCGCTCAGACGAGTGTGATTGTCTTTGATGATGCCTTCGGGCGGCTGGCAAACTGGCTGGTTGAACTCGTCGGACTTTAATAAAAAAGCCACCTTCTGGGTGGCTTTTTTATTTTCTATTACTGCTTAATAGTTCTGTAGACCTCTTCTAGGATCGGTTTAGATTGGCCGCCGCTTAGAAGTTTTCCGTTAACAAACACCGTTGGTGTCCCTTGGATTTGAGCGTCGCCGCCTTCTTTAGCCATGGAAGAGATCATCTCTTTTGTTGCCGGGTCGTTCACGCATTTTTTCAGATCTTCCAAAGGAATTCCAACCTTTGTGGCGATTTGCTCAAGCATTTTGTCGATCAATTGAAGCTTGTACATCTCCATTTGATTTTCGAAAACAAAGTCATGGGCTTCCCAGCCTTTTTTAGCAATTTGCTCTGAGCACATAACGGATGCTGCCAATCCGCAACGAACTCCGTCTCCGCCGCCCCCTTGCATCGCAGGGTTGCAAGTCGGATCCAATGGGAATGGTTTGAAAACCAATTTTACATCGGGGTGAGCTTTTACGAAGGCATGAATTGGTGGAGCTGCATCTTTGCAGTGAGGGCAAAGGAAATCTGCAAACTCAACAATAGTCATCACGGCTGGTTCTGTTCCTGTTTGTAGGACAAGGCCCTTCGCGATATCGAATTTTTGCTCTGGTGATGGAATCCAAGAGCGTACTTTATCTTGAGTCATTTTTTGCAGATCACCGAAGCCTTGGCTTTCCATATACATTAGGTTTGCAACAAAGGCGAAAACCGGGATGCAGATCAAAGAACCCAAAATCCAACGATCTGTTACGAAAATGTCCTTAATATCCTCAGTCAGGTTGCGAGCTGACAGGTTTTCAGCGCCTTTAAGTGCGCCCACGAATGTGATGATTGAAAGTACGTACGTACCAATGCAAACCAGGCAGTAGGCTGTCATCGCTGTTGCGGAAATCAGGCCCATGATGACGGATCCTAAAAGGACCAAGCTTGCCATCAAGAACGTATAGCGTGAAGTTTTCTCTGGATCTTGAGTTAGATTCCAACGAGTTACGCTTAAAAGGAAAAGTAAAATAACATTTGTTACCAAGCCCCAAAGTGCAACGGGAATTCCTAGAAACGAAGCAAACTTGCTGGCTGTCACCGTGTCGCAATTAAATGTTGCGCTCACATTGCAGAAAGAGGTTCCAGTCAAAGTCCCGAACTTAACCGCATAAAAGTGCTGAGTCAGATACGCGTGGCAGCCGATTGCGATCAAAGTTGCCAAAAGAGCGACAGTAAGGAAGACATTTTTATTTGAAGTTTGTTTCATGCCTTATTCAATCTTAGATTCGTGTTTGAAATCAATAAATTTTATGTAAAAATTGAAAGGCTATCAAGGAAGACAGCTTTGAACGACATACAGAAGTGGATACGCATTCGTAAAGATCTCTATTTGCAAATGGAGAAACAAGTCCGTCATCGTCTGGGGGAAGATACCCCAGAGTTGATGCGTTATCATAAAACCTATCAAGGTGAGTTTACCCGTAAATGGCAGCCGGCCGCACCTGCGGACCTGTGGGAGCAAATTGCGAATTCTCAAGTGGTTCTTATGGGGGATTTTCATGCTCTTCATCAATCACAAAAAGCTCAGCTTCGTGTCTTAAGAAATATTCCTAAGGAACGTAAAACGGTTTTGGCTGTGGAGTTTTTTGATGCTGCTGACCAGTCAAAAATTGATAAATTCATGCAAGGCAAAATGGCTGAAAAGGATTTTTTAAAAGCCATCAAATGGGAAACGCGATGGGGTTTTCCATGGGAGCACTATCGGCCTCTTTTGCGTTACGCTCAGAAACATAAGATTTCCGTGTATGGTCTTAATAAGTCCTTCACAAAACGAAATGCTACGACTTTAAAGTCGCGGGATGTTTTTGCCGGTAAAAAAATTGCAGAACTGACCAAGGCGCACCCGGAGAGTCTGATCTTTGTGATTTACGGTGATTTGCATCTGGCTTCGGCACACATTCCCGCTGAAATTCAAAAAAATCTGGGTAAGCCATTTTCGAAAAATGTTCTTAGTATCTTTCAAAATGCGGAAAAGATCTATTTCCAGCTTTTAAATCAAGGTGCCGAGGGAAATACTGACCTCATTCGTATCAATCGCAACACCTTTTGTCTGATGAGTGTTCCGCCCTGGGTGAAATGGCAAAACTATTTGATGTATCTAGAGCAAACTTACGACGAGGGTTTGCAATTCCAAAGTGAAGACGATGATGATTGGGATGATGACGAGGATTCTGATTTTGAACCTCTGGATTTCACGGATCACATTGGACGCTATGTAAAGATCATGGCCGAGGAATTGGGCTTGGATGTGTCCTTGTCGGCTTTGTCGGTCTACTCCGCCAATGATGATTCCTTTTGGACTCAGGTGCGTGAACATTATGACGCGAAAAAGCAGATTTGGATTCAACGTCTGATTGAGGATGAGTATTCTTTCTATTTGCCTGAAATCAGCGCGGCTTATTTGGCGCGGGGGACGGTGAATCACGCGTCAACTTTAGCGATGCAGTACATTCATGCTCAGGTGAGTGGAAGTAAGAATTTGTTTTGGGAAATGCCCCAAGACTTTCTGCGCTGGATTTGGATGGAGGCAGTTGCTTATTTTGGATCCAAAATGATCAATCCAAAAAGAAAGACCGACACCATTGCGGATATCAAAGCAAGCTTGGTGCATAAGGATTCGTCCGATATTGGTAAAGAGGCTTTGCAGCTGGCTCTTGCTCAGAAAATGCATGAGTTGATGGTGATCACGGGGGTTCCGGGTCATAAGCTTCAAGCTAAACCTCGTCGCAAAGCGAGCTATATGGTGGCGGCGACTTTACTTGGAGGCATGATGGGGGAGCGTCTTTTCTTTGGATATCAAAAGAAGCTCTTAAAGGCGTCGACAATGGCGTCTTTCATGCAAAAACCTATGGATAATGAAAACTTCGAAGTAGCGTATTATGGCATGTTGGAAATTGTAGAGTCATTGCCAACACCGTTTCACAGTAAAAAGGAAAAGCTATGAAAAAAACCTGGTTTCGCAGCATTCAACTAAAACCTGTGGGTCCGTTCAGTCTGGAAGAGATGCGCGCCTTTATTCATCGTGGTGAAGTTGGTTTGCTGGATTTAGTTTTGGATGAGAGTCATGGCGATGTGTGGAAGCCCGCAGCCGAGTGGAGTGTCTTTGAGCTGTCATTGTTCCCCGCAGCTCAGTCGTTTATTCCTGGAGTGGAGCTTGATGAAAACCTTCCGGAATGGGTGGTTTTGGTGGAGCAGAAAGGTTCCGCTCCATTGCAAGAAGGTCCTTATTCAATTGCCAATATTAAAAATGGAATCCGTTCAGGAAAATTTTCGCCCTATCAGCATATTTGGAAAAGCGGATTAAGTGGCTGGTGTCAGGTGAAGGATCGGCCTGAGTTTTATGCGTCAATTACGTCGGAGCAGTTAAGCCCCGAAGGAACTAATTAAGAGCGTCTTTTAGGTCTTTACCTGGTTTAAAGCGGGGCACGTGGGCACTCGGGATTTTCACCACTTGGCCTGTTTTTGGATTGCGACCCTGACGAGGCTTGCGAGTGGCTTTAGAGAATGTGCCAAAGCCCACGAGCTTTACTTCGTCACCTTTTTTAAGTGCTTCTTGAATTACACGAAGGGTAGCGTCAAGGATATTTTCTGATTGAGCTTTCGTAGATTTTGTACGTTCAGCGATGATTTCGATCAGTTGAGCTTTGTTCATTGCTAATATCCTTTAGATTGCAGGGAATGAACACTAAATTTTGCTAAGAAAATGGTCAAGTTAAAATTAGAAATGGGAGAGTTTTTCGATGAATAATTTGTTTCGAACCTTAGTCATTTTGTTGTTTCCATTGACTTTATCTGCGCAGCAAAAAGTTGCTGCTCAGCTGTATGGTTTGAAGTCGGAACGAAAGCAAAAGCTCTATGACTTGACGGTTGATTTTTCTCAGCAGGGGGCGGAAATTCTTGTGCAGAGCGATTTTCGTGACACGGATGGGAAAATGGTGGTCGCGGAAAAAGGTGTTGTCGCAGGCGATAGAATTCTTCGTTATGAAATTGTAAGGCCCCAGACTTCCGAGAAAGGCACCATCGTTGTCGATAGCGAGAAAATCAAATTCGAATACGAAGGCGCTGACGGAAAGAAAAAATCAGCTGAAGAAAAAGCCAGGGGTTTGATAGTATGTTCTTCCAGTTTTGCTTTGTTTGTTAAGTCCCATTTTGAGCAATTGAAAAAAGGCGAAGACATAGCCATCCGTTTTGCGGTGTGGGATCGCTTGGAAACTGTTGGGTTCACGCTTCGTAACCTTGGTATCAAAGAAATTGATGGTGAAAAGATGATGGAAGTACAGATGAAGCCGACAAGTTTTGTGATTGCTGCTTTAGTCGATCCTGTCCATTTCTGGTTTGCTGAAAAAGACCAAACTTTGAGAGTGATGAAGGGCCGCGTGGCTCCTAAGCAGATGAAGGATGGTAAGTGGAAAGACCTCGACGCTGAGGTTGTCTATACTATGGTCCAGACTCCAGTCTCAAAATAATACAGTCTCAATTTTTACCTGTTTCCCGCCGATAAGTGGGGCATGAAGAATCAGGACTCTCTCTTTGTAGTTTTCTGCTTGTGCCTCACGATCGGCATCGTTGCGGTCTATGGAGTGCTTGTTGGGCACTTTAACGGTCATCAGAAATATGAAATTCAAATCTCCGCTCTCAATAAAAAAGTTGAGAAGGAGCAATTCAATAATTCTTTGTTAAGTTATCAACTTAAGGATTTTCAACAAACTGTTGCTCAAGTCCTTCCGGATAATAAAACATTGCAGGCCAAGTTTGAAGTGAGCAATCTGGCGTCTGCAGTTCGCTCTCCAGCCAGTGAATCCGCTATTGATCTGTCGCCGATCATTTTTGAACGCGCAAAAAAATACTTCACTCAGCAAAGCTACGATAAAGCCATCAAAGAATTCAATAACTTGTTGGATAAATATCCACTGAGTTCTCATGGTGTTGAAGCTCACTTTTTTATAGCTGAAAGTTACTTCCTGAAAAAGGATTTCCGTAATTCTTTGGCGACTATTGATGATATGGTGACTCAGTATCCAGATAATGACCTGACAGGTTTCATTTTGCTTCGCATGGGGCAAATCAGTGAAATCAATAATCAGGTGGATGAGGCGTCTGAGGTCTATAACACCGTTCTAAAAAACTTCAAAAACGAAGATCTTCGTAAGCAAGCCCGCAAGCTTGCTCAAAGCGTGGAATTCAAATAATGAAGAAGGCCTTTCAGATTCTTCTTTTTGTGATGGCGTTTCAAATGGAGGTTCGAGTTCGTGCCTCCGCAGATACGTTGCAGCAGCCTTCGGGTTGTTTGAAATCCGCAGACAGTTGCGCGATTCACGTTCTGGGTTCTCCGTTTCACTTAAAACAAGAAGAACTGGAATTGCACTCAGCTGAAGGTTCAACTTTAATGCGTCTGTCGCAGGCCCAATGGCGTTTGGTAAAAGGTGTGTTGTGGGTCGAGGAAGCTCCGCAAGTGACTGTTGAAACACCTTATGCGACTGCAAAAGCAGCTCATGGCCAGTATTGGTTAATTGACCGTGGTGAAAAGCTTGTGATTCGTAATATCAATGCTGACTTAAATGTTGTCCTAAGAGACGGCAAAAAAATGGACGTGCCTGCAGGATTTGAATTCTGGGTTGCTGGGATCAATTCCAAAGGAAAGAATGAATATGGCATGATTCAAACGGTGGACATGAAGGATCATCTGGTGCTTTGGAATAAATTGTTTAAAGGCACTAAAGAGCAGTTTAAAACAGAAGTGACTGAGCTTCGTGAAAACTGGAAAGATCTGGCTGAACGCGGTGGCAGCCTTTATGAAAAGATAGCCCTTCGTCAGATTGCTTCCATCCAAGAAAGCCAACGAATTGAAGCTGAGAAAAAGCGCCAGGCTCAGATGGAGCGCCAGAAAACCCGTGAATTAATGTACAAACGTGCCTTCGACAGATGATTCCATTAAAACTTAGGTCCTGATTTCCGTTTTGAAAACCGAGTCCTGAAGTTTCTTCCGGCTGTACATGCTATTCTGCAGGCTGGGAGGATAAGGATGTCTTCTATTTCATCAGACCGCTCGCGCCAGGACGATACAATTAGACAGACTCGTGAAGAGTATGAGAATCGGGAAACCGAGAATGCCAAGCGCCGCAATGCGGAAATCAAGCGCCTTGAAAAACGCTATCATGACGATGTTAAAGCCATCACGGATAGTTATGAAAACAAGCTAGATACTTTGAATCAACGCAATCGAGATTTGTTGACGGAAAAAGATTTCGACAACAATCGTAAGATTGATGAAGTTCGCAATACGTATCGCGAATCTTTGCGCAATAAAACAGAAGAATCCTATAATGACCGCGCTTTGATGCGTGAGTCGTATGAAGCCCAAATTGATAAGCAAAAAAAGGTCAATGAGTCTCAGAAAGAAAATCTGGCTGGACAGTTGACTACCGAAATCAAAAATCGTGACGATCAAATGCAGCGCATGAGTAATGAAAATCGTCAGCGCGCCCGTGAGGACGTGGCCAAAAATACGCGTCGCTTGAATGATGCTCATGAAAAAGAGAGAGATGCGATGGCGAGCTCTCATCAGCAAGAGCTTGCGACAAAAAGTCGTGCCACGAATGAAATGCGCAAATCCTATGAGTCTCGCTTGAAAGAAAGCGAACGTATGCGCAATGATCAAAAAGAAAGTCTTCAGCAGAAGATCGCGGATGTCATTACGAATGATAAAGAAATGTATTCTGATAACTTGAACATGAAGCAGGAAGTGATGAATTCCGAGCTGAATCGTGTTCGTGATAAGTATCAAAATACTTTGGAGAGCAAAGTGCAGTCTATCGACGAGCAGAATGCAGAGTTCCGTGATACGGTGAATGATCGTATTTCGACTCAAGTGCGCTC contains these protein-coding regions:
- the rplS gene encoding 50S ribosomal protein L19, which translates into the protein MAKAAKKTVKTKTVKAKSDVKETNLVRRVSIKAANKSIQAFDSGDTVNVYVKVKEGEKERVQLYKGIVTKIQGAGAAKSFTVRKISAGVGVERTFPFNSPALDKVELVNVGKVRRSKLYFLRKLSGKAAKIESELVTQSATAAE
- a CDS encoding ribonuclease HII, with the translated sequence MAKTKSAKSKKTLKAAKAKRPVIKYAAAGKSAKSVTVVKAKKATKPKKNLDLPKVEWRDFSPTPVIGVDEVGRGCLAGPVYAAAVIFESEDLQDLVTDSKLLSEERREELAILIKAKHKVGIGSASVEEIDELNILQASLLAMKRAIEALGVTSGHVLVDGNQKIPNLNGFHQTTVIKGDLRVAPISAASIVAKVTRDNLMKDLGVKFPVYGFEGHKGYSTPVHKQSIVEHGPCDHHRKSFAGVKEYVR
- a CDS encoding YraN family protein translates to MDRVTITASPLPVLKNTSVKKAYWAHERGVQSEEFVSKYYSHRNYQLLKRRVKTPYAEIDLLFRTPDGRNLLMVEVKTANQTTFYNARISPRQKFRLKGAAVFLAARFNCLVEVHWAFVTKFGEITIIDDVT
- a CDS encoding LPS-assembly protein LptD translates to MAFAVDPVPTPTPTPAATPTAPAAKIQGIMLNADSMFRDNENETVELEGNVQIVYQGQHIRSDKAVVHLRTHRAELVGNVEISDMKNTIAGSHINLDYENNTGIIYNGYVSSGPVAFSGSVLEKTGDQEFIVSNADYTTCTNCPASWSFSGSTVRAEMGGYAYIKNAILRVSDIPVFWFPYLVVPLKSDRQTGLLTPGFELSDNGGFTFYQPYFWAISRNTDATITLKNYEKRGLKGMLEYRYALNEDSGGILNTATLYDSAFGHDSRLNDYRSPADKNTPLERWYVKYDHYQTMPNDYVHRASVNLASDLQYPKDFPLETMNHGDSAMESRVSVTKNTKDTHTSVDTSYYYNILQADPLAGNEDAVHRLPEIRWSQVEKNIGETNFVYTINLDYVNFARSGQAYDDMVYGVDANGNKIRYVDSTCGTPQWSDTPGCQKKYDGNYDPSTDLIRTGQRLDFLPTLSYPIKVSDGIDVLPRVSYRETHYNFEVSDQKNYVRRYARTELTGRMDFSRIYGDQVDSKATRFKHEIIPEISYTNIPWIDQGTHPFYGQGKVNDAPYTSTDSISDLDLASDYGLQFDYTDRVYDRNLVTFALTNKIIRKTWLSDRPEYQQIGYLKLAQSYDGTQNNKAQGEPWSDLSATLDVRLARFQTYSIFNYYPYHGVTNASSRVRVLNDMGQFAQVALTKQYKISPGKPVDPTTRTEDWAFSAGFISRYVNLMGRLVYDANARGSTDNPKSWAYIAQFKPPGDCWMITLIQDQVTGGDTNLRLSAEFNFDGTPKPPMPPEALDQFGF
- a CDS encoding STAS domain-containing protein yields the protein MDLKLVLDGDITIISLSGRIEIEKAQSFKKACLTAFADKKVVFCMKNLNFVGSSGIQSFFGLLNEMNETKQLNVKIAGLNPDFQRLFAFSQCLALEVHESIEGALQSF
- a CDS encoding DsbA family protein, translated to MKQTSNKNVFLTVALLATLIAIGCHAYLTQHFYAVKFGTLTGTSFCNVSATFNCDTVTASKFASFLGIPVALWGLVTNVILLFLLSVTRWNLTQDPEKTSRYTFLMASLVLLGSVIMGLISATAMTAYCLVCIGTYVLSIITFVGALKGAENLSARNLTEDIKDIFVTDRWILGSLICIPVFAFVANLMYMESQGFGDLQKMTQDKVRSWIPSPEQKFDIAKGLVLQTGTEPAVMTIVEFADFLCPHCKDAAPPIHAFVKAHPDVKLVFKPFPLDPTCNPAMQGGGGDGVRCGLAASVMCSEQIAKKGWEAHDFVFENQMEMYKLQLIDKMLEQIATKVGIPLEDLKKCVNDPATKEMISSMAKEGGDAQIQGTPTVFVNGKLLSGGQSKPILEEVYRTIKQ